Within the Pseudonocardia alni genome, the region AACCCGCCCTCGGCGAGGCGTGCTCGGGCACGCCGCCGGGGCGGGTCAGGTCGAGATGCACCACCAGCCTCGACCGGCCGGCACGTCGTCCGCGCCTGATCGTCGAGGCGAACTCGGGCCGGCGGGTGAGCCGGGCGTGTGCCGGCAGCACGGCGCGGGCCGGTGGGGGCGCCGGCCGTCAGGCCGAGAGGTTGCCGCGCCCCTTGCGACGGCGCGCGGCGAGGATCGCGCGGCCGGCGCGGGTGCGCATGCGCAGCCGGAAGCCGTGCGTCTTGGCCCGGCGGCGGTTGTTCGGCTGGAAAGTACGCTTGCTCACGGTCGGCTCCTGGTCGGCGGTTCGCAGGCGTCCTGCGACGCCGAGATGTCTACGGTCACTGGCTCGGGTTCGCGGGCCACCGGCCACACGACGCTCCACAACGACAGATGCGGGGAGCCGCGTTCGACGGGCGCGACACGCCCATCCGACCAGGTGTCCGGTCGTCAAGGGTACGCAGCGCGTTTCGAGGGGGTCAAACCGCCCCCACCGGGCGCCGCGACCCCGCCGGACGCCCGCCACGACGGCTGCTGCTAGCGTCGCCGACCCCGCCCGGGACCGGCGCGGGAGTAACGACCGCCCGCACCCCGACCGAGACCTCCACACGACCGACGGCCGGTGCCCCGATGCGCGTCGGCCGGGACCTGCTGCGTACCTTTACGCACAAGTGTGGACAACTCTGGGGATACATCGCCCCCGAGGCCGAGTCCTCGTGTCCGGACGGCTCATCGCCAGTGCTCCGGGGGGAGCAGACCGCCGGCGGCGGTCGATCGGGAGGGGGAAACGCGGATGACCGACCAGCCGGGCGATCTCGGCGCGGTCTGGAACCGGGTCATCGCCGATCTCTCCGGCGCGTCGGCCGAGTCCGGCACACCCGCCCTCTCCCCGCAGCAGCGCGCGTTCCTGCGCCTGACCCGTCCCCTCGGCCTGCTCGACGGCACCGCACTGCTCGCCGCGCCGAGCGAGTTCGCGAAGGACGCCATCGAGCGGATCCTGCGCAGGCCGATCAGCGACGCCCTCGGCCGCCACCTCGGTGTCGCGGTCAACCTCGCCGTCGTCGTCGACGCCTCCGCGGCGTCCGGCGGCACCGAGGTCCCCGACCCGCCCGGGTTCGGCATGCACCGCGGCGTCACCGCGGGGGACAGCGTCCGCGACACCGGCACCGGTGACCGGGCCGGCGACGACCCGGCCGCGTCGGCCGACGGGGACCACGGCACCCGTCCCGCACACTACCGCCCCGCGCGCGAGCACGCCCCCGCCGACGGCACCGGCCCGGACACCGGGCCGCAGGCGGGCGTCGACGGCGGGTACGGCAACGGCGTCGCCGACGGGGCCCGCCGCGACGACGCCGGCCCGTCGGGCATCGACCGCGGCTGGTCGGCCGAGCCGGCGCCGTCGTCGTCCGGGGGGTGGGCGCCGCAGCCCACCGGGCGCCCGGAGCCGGGCCCGCGCGAGGGCCAGACCTCGTGGCCGGCCTACACCGCGCCGCAGGCGGGCGACCCGGTCGCGCCGCGGTCGCAGACCCGGCTCAACGAGCGCTACACCTTCGACACCTTCGTCATCGGTGCCTCGAACCGGTTCAGCCACGCCGCCGCGGTCGCGGTGGCCGAGGCGCCGGCGCGGGCGTACAACCCGCTGTTCATCTGGGGCGAGTCCGGGCTGGGCAAGACCCACCTGCTGCACGCCGTCGGGCACTACGCCCAGCGGCTGTTCCCCGGGATGCGGGTCCGGTACGTCAGTACCGAGGAGTTCACGAACGACTTCATCAACTCCCTGCGCGACGACCGCAAGGTCGCCTTCCAGCGCCGCTACCGGGACGTCGACGTGCTGCTGGTCGACGACATCCAGTTCCTGGAGGGCAAGGAGGGGACGCAGGAGGAGTTCTTCCACACCTTCAACACCCTCCACAACGCGAACAAGCAGATCGTCGTCTCCTCCGACCGGCCGCCCAAGCGCCTCGAGACCCTCGAGGACCGGATGCGCACGCGGTTCGAGTGGGGTCTGATCACCGACATCCAGCCGCCCGAGCTGGAGACGCGGATCGCGATCCTGCGGAAGAAGGCCGCGCAGGACCGGCTCGCCGTCCCCGGTGAGGTCCTGGAGTTCATCGCGGAGCGGATCGAGCGCAACATCCGCGAGCTCGAGGGCGCGCTGATCCGGGTCACGGCGTTCGCGTCGCTGAACCGTCAGGCCGTCGACACCCAGCTCGCCGAGATCGTGCTGCGCGACCTGATCCCGGACTCCGCGGCCTCGGAGATCACCGCGCCGACGATCATGGCGGTCACCGCCGAGTTCTTCGGCCTCACGCTCGACGAGCTGTCCGGGCCCGGCAAGACGAAGGCGCTCGCCCAGGCCCGCCAGATCGCCATGTACCTGTGCCGCGAGCTGACCGACCTGTCGCTGCCGCGCATCGGGCAGACCTTCGGCGGCCGGGACCACACGACCGTCATGCACGCCGACAAGAAGATCCGCAACGAGATCTCGCTCCGGCGGAAGACCTTCGAACAGGTGCAGGAGCTGACCGCGCGGATCAAGCTGCGCGCCCGGCACTGACCTTCGTCGGTGGCCCGCCGAGGCGGGTTGTCCACCGGTCGCACCGCTTCTCCACAGCTCCGGCAGGCCCCACCGTGACCAGGCAGGACGCGTTCTCGGCGGTCACCGCGCGCACCGGGACCGATCCCGTGCAACCCACAGGGGCCACGGCCCCCAGATCGCCGCTGCGGCGCGTTGCGGGCCGTCCCCGGGTGATCGGCACCCCCGCCGCCGCGGACGCCCGGGACACCGGGACCGTCCGGCGTGGTGCCGATCGGGTCCGGCGTGGCGTCACCCGCGTGTCGGTCCCACCGCTCCCGTTCGTCGTCCGGTAGTGGGCACTCGGCGCTTCACCACTCGTCCCGGTGATCGCTTGCGCTCACCCGCCGGTGACGCTCCGTCGACATTCCTGTGACGGGTGGGACGTCTGTGGGTTCATCGTGCAACGCGGGAGTGCCGAACGGCGTGTGCCCGCCATCACCCTGGGTCCACGATCCACCACGTTTCCACCCACATCTGGGGACAACTCTGTGGATGGATCGTCGCAGCCCCGTGGACGGATCGCCCGCGATCCGTGGACAACTCTGTGGTGAACCCGGGATGAACCGGGGACGGATGGGGGTCGACGCCGTCGGTCCACCGCTCCGCCGACCTGTCAACGGGTGCCCCCACCGCCG harbors:
- the rpmH gene encoding 50S ribosomal protein L34, translated to MSKRTFQPNNRRRAKTHGFRLRMRTRAGRAILAARRRKGRGNLSA
- the dnaA gene encoding chromosomal replication initiator protein DnaA; amino-acid sequence: MTDQPGDLGAVWNRVIADLSGASAESGTPALSPQQRAFLRLTRPLGLLDGTALLAAPSEFAKDAIERILRRPISDALGRHLGVAVNLAVVVDASAASGGTEVPDPPGFGMHRGVTAGDSVRDTGTGDRAGDDPAASADGDHGTRPAHYRPAREHAPADGTGPDTGPQAGVDGGYGNGVADGARRDDAGPSGIDRGWSAEPAPSSSGGWAPQPTGRPEPGPREGQTSWPAYTAPQAGDPVAPRSQTRLNERYTFDTFVIGASNRFSHAAAVAVAEAPARAYNPLFIWGESGLGKTHLLHAVGHYAQRLFPGMRVRYVSTEEFTNDFINSLRDDRKVAFQRRYRDVDVLLVDDIQFLEGKEGTQEEFFHTFNTLHNANKQIVVSSDRPPKRLETLEDRMRTRFEWGLITDIQPPELETRIAILRKKAAQDRLAVPGEVLEFIAERIERNIRELEGALIRVTAFASLNRQAVDTQLAEIVLRDLIPDSAASEITAPTIMAVTAEFFGLTLDELSGPGKTKALAQARQIAMYLCRELTDLSLPRIGQTFGGRDHTTVMHADKKIRNEISLRRKTFEQVQELTARIKLRARH